A genomic region of Methanothermobacter sp. CaT2 contains the following coding sequences:
- the ribH gene encoding 6,7-dimethyl-8-ribityllumazine synthase, which translates to MKKVRIGAVVAEFNYDITHMMLELAKEHARFLDAEITRVIAVPGVFDMPLAVKKLLLEDEIDAVITLGAVIEGATDHDQIVVQHASRKIADLALDYDKPVALGISGPGMTRLEAHQRVDYAKRAVEAAVKMYRRLKEDI; encoded by the coding sequence ATGAAAAAAGTCAGGATAGGGGCTGTTGTAGCTGAGTTTAACTATGACATAACCCATATGATGCTGGAACTTGCAAAGGAACATGCCAGATTCCTTGATGCAGAGATAACCAGGGTGATTGCTGTACCCGGCGTGTTTGACATGCCACTTGCAGTGAAGAAACTCCTTCTGGAAGATGAGATAGACGCCGTGATAACCCTAGGGGCGGTCATCGAGGGAGCCACCGACCATGACCAGATAGTCGTGCAGCACGCCTCACGTAAAATAGCCGACCTGGCCCTTGATTATGACAAGCCCGTGGCCCTCGGAATATCAGGACCCGGAATGACGAGGCTCGAGGCCCACCAGCGCGTTGACTACGCCAAGAGGGCTGTTGAGGCAGCTGTTAAAATGTACAGAAGACTTAAAGAGGATATTTAG
- a CDS encoding AEC family transporter — protein sequence MDSTETVLSVLVLVLIGYILKLLGVLGEEDAATLNRVVINVAIPSLIFTSLYRADLSGISGLVLIPVICMITGTLSGTIAYLWARRRGLDSGKTWGLTVAAAMMNSGFLGYPVTAGIFGSEGLVRAIFYDTGTTLMFTSLGLLLSHLSGGEGSRIMKRAVFFPPLWAFLLGVTFNLWGLPTGIAGNILGYLSGAAVPLIMISLGLTLNFRFLRHSVADATLVSGLRLLISPLMAAGISYVLAFRGLNFSVTVLEASMPSAMLAAVLAIENDLDVDLVSSCIFMSTILSLVSLPLWSVVL from the coding sequence ATGGATTCCACTGAGACTGTACTGTCGGTGCTGGTTCTTGTCCTCATTGGTTACATCCTCAAGCTCCTCGGGGTTCTCGGGGAGGAGGATGCAGCCACCCTCAACCGGGTTGTCATCAATGTGGCCATACCCTCCCTCATATTCACGTCCCTCTACCGGGCAGACCTATCAGGGATCTCAGGCCTTGTACTCATACCGGTTATCTGCATGATTACGGGCACACTCTCTGGAACGATTGCATATCTCTGGGCAAGGAGAAGAGGACTGGATTCAGGTAAAACATGGGGTTTAACTGTAGCTGCAGCGATGATGAACTCCGGTTTTCTGGGTTACCCTGTCACAGCAGGGATATTCGGCTCAGAGGGGCTTGTGAGGGCTATATTCTATGACACCGGCACCACACTGATGTTCACGTCCCTCGGACTTCTTCTATCACACCTCTCTGGAGGTGAGGGTTCCAGAATCATGAAGAGGGCCGTCTTCTTCCCTCCTCTCTGGGCCTTCCTGCTGGGGGTCACCTTCAACCTCTGGGGACTTCCCACGGGCATTGCCGGTAACATCCTTGGATACCTCTCAGGGGCGGCGGTTCCACTCATAATGATATCCCTGGGCCTTACACTCAACTTCAGATTTTTAAGGCATTCGGTGGCCGATGCGACCCTTGTCAGCGGTCTGAGGCTCCTCATATCTCCACTCATGGCAGCCGGGATCTCCTATGTCCTTGCATTCAGGGGACTTAACTTCTCTGTCACGGTACTCGAGGCTTCAATGCCCTCTGCAATGCTTGCAGCGGTACTTGCAATTGAGAACGACCTGGACGTGGACCTGGTATCATCATGCATATTCATGAGTACAATCCTAAGTCTCGTGTCGTTACCCCTCTGGTCAGTTGTGCTCTAA
- a CDS encoding 3-isopropylmalate dehydrogenase yields MKIAVIPGDGIGVEVMEAALHILNTLDLDLEFIHADAGDACLKRTGAALPEETLEAVGEARATLFGAAGESAADVIVRLRREFDLFANLRPVKSLPGVPCLYPDLDFVIVRENTEDLYVGDEEYTPDGAVAKRIITRTASRRISQFAFQYAQKEGMQKVTAVHKANVLKKTDGIFRDEFYKVASEYPQMEANDYYVDATAMYLITQPQEFQTIVTTNLFGDILSDEAAGLIGGLGLAPSANIGEKNALFEPVHGSAPQIAGKNIANPTAMILTTTLMLKHLNKKQEAQKIEKALQKTLAEGLVTPDLGGKLGTMEMAAEIARHLED; encoded by the coding sequence ATGAAGATAGCAGTCATACCCGGTGATGGAATCGGAGTGGAGGTGATGGAGGCAGCCCTCCACATCCTGAACACCCTTGACCTTGACCTTGAATTCATACATGCAGATGCCGGTGATGCCTGCCTTAAAAGGACAGGGGCGGCACTGCCAGAGGAGACCCTTGAAGCCGTGGGTGAAGCCAGGGCAACCCTCTTCGGGGCGGCGGGTGAAAGCGCAGCTGACGTTATAGTCCGTCTGAGGCGTGAATTTGATCTTTTTGCGAATTTGAGACCGGTCAAGTCCCTGCCAGGTGTCCCCTGCCTCTACCCGGACCTTGACTTTGTTATTGTGCGGGAGAACACCGAGGACCTCTATGTCGGTGACGAGGAATACACCCCCGATGGCGCCGTTGCAAAAAGAATCATAACAAGAACCGCCTCCAGGAGAATCAGCCAATTCGCCTTCCAGTACGCCCAGAAAGAGGGCATGCAAAAGGTAACAGCAGTCCACAAGGCCAACGTGCTCAAAAAAACCGACGGAATCTTCAGAGACGAATTCTATAAAGTGGCATCAGAATACCCCCAGATGGAGGCCAATGACTACTACGTTGACGCCACAGCAATGTACCTCATAACCCAGCCCCAGGAATTCCAGACCATCGTCACAACCAACCTATTCGGAGACATACTATCAGACGAAGCCGCAGGACTCATCGGAGGACTCGGACTCGCACCATCAGCAAACATAGGAGAAAAAAACGCACTATTCGAACCAGTGCACGGATCAGCACCCCAAATCGCAGGAAAAAACATAGCCAACCCCACAGCCATGATACTAACAACCACACTAATGCTAAAACACCTCAACAAAAAACAAGAAGCCCAAAAAATAGAAAAAGCACTCCAAAAAACCCTTGCAGAGGGTCTTGTGACACCGGACCTCGGTGGGAAGCTTGGCACCATGGAGATGGCTGCCGAGATAGCCAGACACCTGGAGGATTGA
- a CDS encoding 3-isopropylmalate dehydratase small subunit, with translation MKGKVWKFPDDVDTDIIIPGRYLVMRDPEKLREHVMEGLDPEFPSKVKPGDFIVAGKNFGCGSSREHAPLALKGAGIAAVIAESFARIFYRNAINVGIPLLEAPGITEKLNEGDEIEVDLDRGVIIRGDDEFPFKKLPDFMVEILEKGGLIPYLKKKGDFKG, from the coding sequence ATGAAAGGAAAGGTTTGGAAGTTCCCGGACGACGTGGACACTGACATAATCATACCCGGAAGGTACCTTGTAATGAGGGACCCTGAGAAGCTGAGGGAACACGTGATGGAGGGTCTGGACCCTGAATTCCCGTCAAAGGTGAAACCCGGTGACTTCATCGTCGCCGGAAAAAACTTCGGGTGCGGTTCATCCAGGGAGCACGCCCCCCTGGCCCTGAAGGGTGCCGGGATAGCCGCGGTAATCGCAGAGTCCTTTGCAAGGATATTCTACAGGAACGCCATAAACGTTGGAATACCCCTCCTTGAGGCCCCGGGGATAACAGAGAAACTCAATGAGGGTGATGAGATAGAGGTGGACCTCGATAGGGGTGTTATAATAAGGGGGGATGATGAATTCCCCTTCAAGAAACTACCGGACTTCATGGTTGAGATACTCGAGAAGGGTGGCCTTATACCCTACCTCAAGAAAAAGGGAGACTTTAAAGGGTGA
- a CDS encoding OB-fold nucleic acid binding domain-containing protein encodes MKEELKREYERIKDRISPEEFEELIEKKKEELGDIGFMDDLTIASTVVDDILKEKNTMLSEKPEHRMDTISKLEEGAETPVTGRVMKISSPRTFTTRKGREGKLANVIIADDTGELRAVFWTENIKLLKKFREGDVIRIKDVNIRGGFGGRKEAHLMPRSTVEVLDPEDYPDFPEYREEITPIGDLVEDDEVSVIARITGVSRVRTFERDGREGRFISLDIMDATGSTTYTLWNNDVNLVEELGLKEGDAVKILWAQTRRRDDKVTLTHTSLTRVVPGEYDVPEFREELVKIGDLHEMRNVTVMGLVTKVNDPVEFERNDGTTGSVKSIEIADDTGSARVTLWDEDTRIKINKGDIIRISGANVEFDDFNQSYRINTNFNTRITLNPESDGALLKVLEEYREQMRPMKISEILEMEDEGEDVDVVGRIFSLSDPREFEREDGTGIVRSMELADETGKIRVSLWDEKAERPMNIGDAVRIENARIRLGLYSVELSAGRTTRIVKPLPEDMEDLPSFEELEEMLYQTKKIADLEEDDRNIRIIARVVDLFEPREFQRGDGTPGLVRTAEFADDTGSIRASLWDDAAEKPLSIGDPVKIENPRVVFRDDMGGGRLELSIGNSSRIEPASERDLEALPSFDELQEMLYPHRDIADLDEDSRNVLIEGELTEMSGRRILSIKCPSCKERLDLSDENICNFCGELVDEPRYLLMIPGRIMDDTGEVMITFFGREAESILEMTTDEVVNIINQSADESALEERVEDLNGVTVRVIGNADMDVYSEELRFIPRKVVKKEL; translated from the coding sequence ATGAAGGAAGAATTGAAGAGGGAATATGAAAGAATTAAGGACAGGATCTCCCCTGAGGAATTTGAGGAACTCATAGAAAAAAAGAAAGAGGAATTAGGGGACATAGGATTCATGGACGACCTTACCATTGCATCGACAGTCGTTGATGATATCCTGAAGGAAAAAAACACCATGCTATCCGAGAAACCCGAACACAGGATGGACACAATATCCAAGCTTGAGGAGGGAGCCGAAACCCCTGTGACAGGGAGGGTCATGAAGATATCAAGCCCCAGGACCTTCACCACCAGGAAGGGAAGGGAGGGGAAACTCGCCAACGTGATAATCGCAGATGATACAGGTGAACTCAGGGCAGTGTTCTGGACAGAGAACATCAAGCTCCTCAAGAAATTCAGGGAGGGCGATGTGATAAGGATAAAGGATGTTAACATAAGGGGAGGATTCGGTGGCAGGAAGGAGGCCCACCTCATGCCAAGATCCACCGTGGAGGTCCTTGACCCCGAGGACTACCCTGACTTCCCTGAGTACCGTGAGGAGATAACCCCGATAGGAGATCTGGTGGAGGATGATGAGGTCAGTGTCATAGCGAGGATCACAGGAGTATCCCGTGTAAGGACCTTTGAGAGGGACGGAAGGGAGGGAAGGTTCATCTCCCTGGACATCATGGATGCAACGGGTTCAACGACCTACACCCTCTGGAACAATGACGTAAACCTAGTTGAGGAACTGGGACTGAAGGAGGGTGATGCAGTGAAGATACTCTGGGCCCAGACCAGGAGAAGGGACGATAAGGTTACCCTCACCCACACCAGCCTCACAAGGGTGGTGCCGGGTGAATACGATGTACCTGAATTCAGGGAGGAGCTCGTGAAGATAGGGGACCTCCATGAGATGAGAAACGTCACTGTGATGGGCCTTGTGACAAAGGTCAATGACCCGGTAGAATTTGAGAGAAACGACGGCACAACAGGTTCTGTGAAGTCCATTGAGATAGCCGATGACACGGGATCTGCAAGGGTAACCCTCTGGGATGAGGATACACGCATCAAAATCAACAAGGGGGATATCATCAGGATATCAGGGGCCAATGTCGAGTTCGATGACTTCAACCAGTCCTACAGGATAAACACGAACTTCAACACCCGCATCACCCTCAACCCTGAATCCGACGGTGCACTGCTGAAGGTCCTTGAGGAGTACAGGGAACAGATGAGGCCAATGAAGATATCTGAGATACTTGAAATGGAGGATGAGGGAGAGGATGTCGATGTCGTTGGAAGGATCTTCAGCCTCAGTGACCCCCGCGAATTTGAGAGGGAAGACGGGACCGGAATCGTGAGGTCAATGGAACTTGCCGATGAGACAGGCAAGATAAGGGTCAGTCTCTGGGATGAAAAGGCCGAGAGACCAATGAATATCGGCGACGCAGTCAGAATAGAAAACGCACGCATAAGGCTTGGACTCTACAGCGTGGAACTCAGCGCCGGACGAACAACAAGGATAGTGAAACCCCTGCCAGAGGACATGGAGGACCTTCCATCCTTTGAGGAACTTGAGGAGATGCTCTACCAGACAAAGAAAATAGCCGACCTCGAGGAGGACGACAGGAACATAAGGATAATTGCAAGGGTCGTTGACCTCTTTGAACCCAGGGAGTTCCAGAGGGGTGACGGCACCCCCGGACTTGTGAGGACAGCTGAATTCGCTGATGACACGGGATCAATAAGGGCCAGCCTCTGGGACGATGCTGCTGAGAAACCCCTGAGCATAGGGGACCCCGTCAAGATAGAAAATCCCAGGGTGGTTTTCAGGGATGATATGGGTGGTGGAAGACTTGAACTCAGCATAGGAAACAGTTCAAGGATTGAACCGGCCAGCGAGAGGGACCTTGAGGCTCTCCCATCCTTCGATGAACTCCAGGAGATGCTCTATCCCCACCGTGATATTGCGGATCTGGATGAGGATTCAAGGAACGTCCTCATAGAGGGTGAGCTGACCGAGATGTCAGGAAGACGGATTCTCTCCATAAAGTGCCCATCCTGCAAGGAGAGGCTTGATCTCAGTGACGAGAACATATGCAACTTCTGCGGGGAACTGGTGGATGAACCACGCTACCTCCTCATGATCCCCGGGAGGATCATGGACGACACAGGTGAGGTCATGATAACCTTCTTTGGAAGGGAGGCTGAGAGTATCCTTGAAATGACAACAGATGAGGTTGTGAACATTATCAACCAGTCTGCAGATGAATCTGCACTTGAAGAACGTGTGGAGGATCTGAATGGAGTAACCGTGAGGGTTATTGGCAATGCAGATATGGATGTTTACAGCGAGGAGCTAAGGTTCATACCCAGAAAGGTCGTAAAGAAGGAACTTTAA
- the hacA gene encoding homoaconitase large subunit, with translation MSMTVSEKILARASGKDRVEAGEIVMADIDVAMTHDLTGPLSVESFRAIGEDRVWDPEKIVVIFDHQVPADSIEAAQNHMIMRDFVEEQGIRNFYDVREGVCHQVLPEKGHVVPGEVVVGTDSHTCTHGALGAFATGIGSTDMAMVFATGKLWFRVPETLRFDVRGKLREHVYAKDVILNIIGRVGADGATYMACEFAGETVAEMSVFDRMVLSNMAIEMGGKTGIVEPDEKTLNYVRRRSGKPWRVFKTDPDAPSLSVMEVDVSDLEPQVACPHNVDNVKPVTEVEGTEIDQVFLGSCTNGRLSDLRDAAAILKNRKVSDSVRMLVIPASREVYRRALDEGLIEIFVDAGALVCNPCCGPCLGGHVGLVGPGEVSLSTSNRNFRGRQGSPEAEVYLSSAAVAAASAVKGSITHPGSLK, from the coding sequence ATGTCTATGACTGTTTCTGAGAAGATACTTGCCAGGGCTTCAGGTAAGGATAGGGTGGAAGCCGGTGAAATAGTTATGGCGGATATAGATGTTGCGATGACCCATGACCTCACAGGTCCCCTGTCGGTTGAGTCCTTCAGGGCCATAGGTGAGGATAGGGTCTGGGACCCTGAAAAAATCGTTGTGATATTCGATCACCAGGTCCCTGCAGACTCCATTGAAGCCGCCCAGAACCACATGATAATGAGGGACTTCGTAGAGGAGCAGGGAATACGGAACTTCTATGATGTCCGTGAAGGCGTCTGCCACCAGGTGCTCCCTGAGAAGGGCCATGTTGTGCCCGGTGAGGTCGTGGTGGGTACAGACTCCCACACCTGCACCCATGGGGCCCTCGGAGCCTTCGCAACAGGTATAGGTTCAACAGATATGGCCATGGTATTTGCAACGGGAAAACTTTGGTTCAGGGTCCCTGAAACCCTGAGATTTGATGTGAGGGGAAAACTCAGGGAGCACGTCTATGCAAAGGACGTCATACTGAACATAATAGGGAGGGTTGGTGCCGATGGCGCAACCTACATGGCCTGTGAATTTGCAGGTGAAACCGTTGCAGAAATGAGTGTATTCGACCGTATGGTCCTCTCAAATATGGCAATAGAGATGGGTGGTAAGACAGGAATCGTGGAACCTGACGAAAAAACCCTGAACTATGTCAGGAGGAGGTCAGGTAAACCCTGGAGGGTCTTCAAAACCGACCCTGACGCTCCATCCCTCAGTGTCATGGAGGTCGACGTGAGTGACCTTGAACCCCAGGTCGCCTGTCCACACAATGTGGACAATGTGAAACCCGTCACCGAGGTGGAGGGGACAGAGATAGACCAGGTCTTCCTTGGTTCATGCACAAATGGAAGGCTCAGTGACCTCAGGGACGCTGCCGCCATACTGAAGAACCGGAAGGTCTCAGACAGTGTCAGGATGCTCGTCATACCTGCCTCCAGGGAGGTCTACCGCAGGGCCCTTGACGAGGGCCTGATTGAGATATTCGTGGATGCAGGAGCCCTGGTATGCAACCCCTGCTGCGGCCCCTGCCTCGGAGGACACGTTGGACTGGTCGGACCAGGGGAGGTGAGCCTCTCAACCTCAAACAGGAACTTCAGGGGGAGGCAGGGAAGCCCCGAAGCAGAGGTCTACCTCTCCTCAGCAGCCGTGGCAGCAGCATCTGCAGTGAAGGGCAGCATAACCCACCCTGGGAGTCTGAAGTAG
- a CDS encoding cysteine desulfurase has protein sequence MRTEDVRRDIPLLRDHVYLDAASTTPTPLPVVRAMTEYFKEYNANTGRGAYSLVLRATRKLQEAREKVAGFINASSDEIVFTKNTSEAINIVAGGLRFRKGDSVVVPNIEHHSNFLPWLRLRERGVDVRVVKADEGGVVDPGRIEDAVDETTRLVTVTHISNALGTVQDVKEIGRIAHDVGALYLVDAAQSIGHMEVDVRAIGADFAAFPGHKGTLGPVGTGFLYCSTDVQGELEPLMLGGGTVLDVSEDGYVLEDFPAKFEAGTLNIAGFIGLGASIDYMNRIGIRRIQKHGMKMTEELHATVSSIDGIECYGDPQNIYGILSFNINNMDPHDVAKILDETAGICVRSGHHCAIPAMKHLALHETGGTVRASIHYYNTSEEIQLLGETLEEIAGMG, from the coding sequence ATGCGTACAGAGGACGTCAGGAGAGACATACCCCTCCTCAGGGATCATGTCTACCTCGACGCTGCCAGCACAACCCCCACTCCACTCCCGGTTGTCAGGGCCATGACAGAATACTTTAAGGAATACAATGCCAACACCGGGAGGGGGGCCTACTCCCTGGTGCTAAGGGCCACCAGGAAACTCCAGGAGGCCAGGGAGAAGGTGGCTGGGTTCATAAACGCCTCCAGTGATGAGATAGTATTCACCAAGAACACCTCTGAGGCCATCAACATCGTGGCGGGGGGACTCAGGTTCAGGAAGGGGGACTCAGTTGTTGTGCCAAACATCGAACACCACTCCAACTTCCTCCCCTGGCTGAGGCTCCGTGAGAGGGGAGTTGATGTGAGGGTGGTGAAGGCAGATGAAGGGGGAGTGGTGGACCCCGGCAGAATAGAGGACGCCGTTGATGAGACCACAAGGCTCGTCACCGTGACCCACATCTCCAATGCCCTCGGTACGGTGCAGGACGTGAAGGAGATAGGGAGGATAGCCCATGACGTGGGGGCCCTCTACCTGGTTGATGCCGCCCAGTCGATAGGCCACATGGAGGTTGATGTGAGGGCCATTGGGGCTGACTTCGCAGCATTCCCTGGACACAAGGGGACCCTGGGACCTGTTGGCACGGGATTCCTCTACTGCAGCACTGATGTCCAGGGAGAACTTGAACCCCTGATGCTGGGGGGAGGTACGGTGCTTGATGTCTCAGAGGACGGATATGTGCTCGAGGACTTCCCGGCGAAGTTTGAGGCCGGCACCCTCAACATTGCAGGATTCATAGGCCTCGGTGCCTCAATAGACTACATGAACAGGATAGGAATCAGGAGGATCCAGAAACATGGCATGAAGATGACAGAGGAACTCCACGCTACCGTTTCATCCATCGATGGTATTGAATGCTATGGTGACCCCCAAAATATTTATGGTATCCTCTCCTTCAACATAAATAACATGGACCCCCACGACGTTGCAAAGATTCTTGACGAAACCGCCGGGATCTGTGTTAGAAGTGGTCACCACTGCGCTATACCTGCAATGAAGCACCTGGCGCTCCATGAAACCGGCGGCACCGTCAGGGCATCCATACACTACTACAACACATCAGAGGAAATCCAGCTCCTCGGAGAGACCCTCGAGGAAATAGCAGGGATGGGGTGA
- the radA gene encoding DNA repair and recombination protein RadA: protein MVELEDLPNVGAKTAQKLRDAGFGDMMRLATATAKELSVKAEIGEGVAEKVIEAARRAEKIDFETAFDVMERRKDVGRITTGSKALDELIGGGIETQAITEVFGEFGSGKSQLSHELAVTVQLPEERGGLDAEAVFIDTENTFRPERIEQIANAFELDLEEVLNKIHIARAFNSSHQILMAEKVNELIQEGKNIRLVIVDSLTAHFRAEYVGREALATRQQKLNQHLHTLQNIANTYNAAVFVTNQVQARPDAFFGSPTKAIGGHVLGHAATYRIWLKKGLAGKRIARLVDSPHLPEGECVFKITTAGIVD, encoded by the coding sequence ATGGTTGAACTGGAAGATCTACCAAATGTAGGGGCTAAAACAGCACAGAAATTAAGGGACGCAGGTTTCGGTGACATGATGCGTCTTGCAACAGCCACAGCCAAGGAACTCTCTGTGAAGGCAGAGATTGGTGAGGGCGTGGCCGAAAAGGTGATAGAGGCCGCCAGAAGGGCTGAGAAGATAGATTTTGAAACAGCCTTCGATGTCATGGAGAGACGGAAGGATGTTGGGAGGATCACAACGGGGAGCAAGGCCCTCGATGAACTGATAGGCGGCGGAATCGAGACACAGGCAATAACCGAGGTTTTCGGAGAATTCGGGTCAGGTAAGAGTCAGCTGTCCCATGAACTTGCAGTCACGGTTCAGCTGCCAGAGGAGAGGGGAGGACTGGATGCTGAGGCTGTTTTCATAGACACAGAGAACACATTCCGTCCGGAGAGGATTGAGCAGATAGCAAATGCCTTTGAACTTGACCTTGAGGAGGTTCTGAATAAGATACACATTGCAAGGGCCTTCAATTCCAGCCACCAGATCCTCATGGCAGAGAAGGTCAATGAGCTCATCCAGGAGGGTAAGAACATACGCCTTGTGATTGTGGACTCCCTCACCGCCCACTTCAGGGCAGAGTATGTGGGTAGGGAGGCCCTCGCAACAAGGCAGCAGAAACTCAACCAGCACCTTCACACCCTTCAGAACATAGCAAACACCTACAACGCCGCGGTATTTGTCACAAACCAGGTCCAGGCCAGACCGGACGCGTTCTTCGGAAGCCCCACCAAGGCCATAGGTGGACACGTGCTTGGTCACGCCGCAACTTACCGTATCTGGCTCAAGAAGGGGCTTGCAGGTAAGAGGATAGCCAGGCTGGTTGACAGTCCCCACCTGCCCGAGGGTGAGTGTGTCTTCAAGATAACAACCGCTGGTATCGTTGATTAA
- the mmp11 gene encoding methanogenesis marker protein 11, producing the protein MEILRPSDLKERFQDPWISPYRKVLTMVDRDMVEILEYHPCVSGSEWMIYQYQRSSRLIERARRDGNRHSYLARTGKAPIELQASLNAAGIEEVAVEGDEVRVVHAGLAGAGVGAAMCRGMAEGVKRIELYEVGGGSKPGRAAVITPRLEKVVIGIDDTDTPESGATWTLANNIGLEARKQGFEYIDHVTVQLYPHNPHKTQNCVSVALAFAVRPGEADKLVALVRDLLRDNTLSDKTAMAVLRGIVVPEKLREYSAKSKRTLMEVEEAEGVARELGVELIEVTGSQGKIGALAALGLYDDPEEAARVYY; encoded by the coding sequence ATGGAAATACTCAGGCCATCTGACCTGAAGGAGAGGTTCCAGGACCCCTGGATCTCACCATACCGGAAGGTCCTCACAATGGTGGACAGGGACATGGTTGAGATCCTGGAGTACCACCCCTGCGTTTCAGGGTCAGAGTGGATGATATACCAGTACCAGAGATCCAGCAGACTCATAGAGAGGGCCCGGAGAGACGGTAACAGGCACAGCTACCTTGCACGTACAGGTAAAGCTCCTATAGAACTCCAGGCCAGCCTTAACGCCGCTGGAATAGAGGAGGTGGCGGTTGAGGGTGATGAGGTCCGTGTTGTGCATGCAGGCCTTGCAGGTGCAGGTGTCGGCGCCGCCATGTGCCGGGGCATGGCTGAGGGTGTTAAGAGGATAGAACTCTACGAGGTCGGTGGTGGTTCAAAGCCGGGCCGGGCCGCTGTTATAACCCCCCGCCTTGAGAAGGTTGTTATCGGGATAGATGACACAGACACGCCAGAGAGCGGGGCCACCTGGACCCTTGCAAACAATATAGGACTGGAGGCCAGAAAACAGGGTTTTGAGTACATCGACCATGTCACGGTACAGCTCTACCCCCACAACCCACACAAGACACAGAACTGTGTGTCGGTTGCCCTTGCATTTGCAGTCAGACCCGGTGAAGCAGATAAACTGGTTGCCCTGGTAAGGGACCTCCTCAGGGATAACACCCTCTCAGATAAGACAGCCATGGCAGTCCTGAGGGGTATAGTGGTGCCTGAAAAACTGAGGGAGTACTCTGCAAAATCCAAGAGGACCCTCATGGAAGTGGAGGAAGCCGAAGGGGTTGCCAGGGAACTTGGCGTGGAGCTAATCGAGGTTACCGGTTCTCAGGGCAAGATAGGGGCCCTTGCAGCCCTTGGACTCTACGATGATCCGGAGGAGGCCGCCAGGGTCTACTACTAG